The Solirubrobacter pauli sequence CGAGGAGTCCACGTCCTACGGAACGCCTTCGCTGAAGGTCCGCGGCAAGTTCATGTGCCGGATGCGCACCGACCCGGACGCGCTGGTCGTCCGCTGCGTGGACGTCGCCGACGCCGACGCGCTCAAGCTCGGCTCTCCCGACGTGTTCTTCTCGACGCCCCACTACGACGGCTGGCCCGGCATCCTCGTCCGCC is a genomic window containing:
- a CDS encoding MmcQ/YjbR family DNA-binding protein; the encoded protein is MPTWDDVRAIAARLPGCEESTSYGTPSLKVRGKFMCRMRTDPDALVVRCVDVADADALKLGSPDVFFSTPHYDGWPGILVRLDAVSPEQLAELIEDAWRIQAAKRVVAAYDRGG